The DNA segment CTCTGAATTTTAGATAAATTCTTACTGTCGTTGACTATGATGACTGTTTTAGCATTAGCGCTTAAATCTTTAGCCGATAATACGATAAAGGCATTATCAGCATCATTATCCGTTAGCGCTAAAATAGCACGGCACTGCTCTAAACCAGCCTGTTTTAGCACGGCGGTATCGCTGCTGTCGCCGGAGATAATATCAAATTTCCCCTCCAGACTTTGCTCAATTATTTCAAACTCATCACTGGGTCTTACCGTGATAATTGTGACGGCTAATCCGCGCTGATGCAGTTTAATAATGGTATTTGTCGCCATGGCGGAAGTACCACAAACAATAAAGTGATCGGCTCTTTTCATAGTGTGCTTTTTTCCCTGTATAAGTTTGCTTAAACCATCTCTAATGAAAGGCCCAAAAATAGTGCTTACGGATGTGGCAAATACTGCAATTCCGGCAATAATCATCGAAATAGTAAAAAGTCTTGCGGTCTCAGTCACGGGTAGGATATCGCCATAACCAACAGTGGTCATGGTTACCATGGAAAAATAAAATGCCATACTCAAGTCGGTTATTTTGGGCGAAAACCCGTCACCAAAATACAAGCTGCCGTATGTCGAGTAGATGATTAGAATGACAAAACTAATCACAGAGACAATCCCCGCTGCGGTTGCACTGCTGCGGTTGAAATCACGACTTTGGAGCAATAATAAGATAATGCTGAAGCTACAGAAAACGATATTTAGCAGAAGATTAGGGTAATAATGTACAGTAAAAACTAAGGTCGTTAGGAGCAGTACAAGGCTCATAACCCAAGCGATACGTGCACGAAACAGTAAACCGATAGAGTTCAGCAGTAAAAACACCCCAAGCATGAACCAAGGTGCATTAGTGAGTACTGTAAAATTAATATCTGCCAGGTGTGGGATTTGCTTCGGACTAAACACCTGAGCCGACATTCCGTAAACAGTTTTAAATATCAACAAGCTATTAAGTAGTACAGTGATAGCACTGAGCTTGTAACGCTGATGCTGCCATATCAGCAGACTTTTATGACGCCACTCATTGAATGTTATCAAAACGAACTCAGCCTAGGTTGTCTAAAAGATTATCGCATATGTTACATATATGTGCCGTGCGCGGTGTTATCGTAATAGCTTTGTGTACGATTATAGAATAAATGTCTGAATTTGCAGGTTTAGTTTCTTAATTAGATTAATCTTACCAGATTAACAGATGTTTTCACCGTTTAAAATGGAGCGGTCATACTTAATCAAAAGCTGGTAAGCCTTATACCAATCAATATAAAGATTTGGTCGCTCAGCGAGAGTTTAGCGGTTATGAGGCAAGGTCATTAATTGCTCCTCGGTAACTGCTCCTGCGTTACTCTACCTCCTATATCCATATAGTCGTGCATTAATGACATTCACAACATCCATGTTGCTTGCAACGAGTGAAGAGCATAGTTGTTCTACGGTTAAGCTCCCTCTTGTTCCTTAAGAGTCACAGCATCAGAGCCGCTAAAACTCGCCATTCTGGAGCGCTTTTGGCTACCTACTTCTGCGTTGAATAGCTTCACAAGGGAATAACCATTCTTTCAGTTATTCGCCTTGAATTAGTTTGCCAAAAACGCTCTGAGTAGATCAACTTCTTATACTGATTGGTATTAGTCTCGCGCAGATTTAAAAATCTGGAACAAGAAAGGCACCCATAGGTGCCTTTCTTACGAAGCTACATTTTCTGAAACAGATTAGTCCGCAGCGTAACCATTGATTGCTAATACTTGGCCATCAAGCTGGGCAACGCCATCAACCATTTCGAGTCGGTTTTGACTGAACCATTTAACTACTAGTGGGTAAATGGCATGCTCTTGCTCATGAACACGTTCAGCTAATGTATCTGCGGTGTCGTCTTCATAAACTGGCACTTTAGCTTGTAAGATGACAGGGCCAGCATCGAGCTCAGGCGTCACAAAGTGCACGCTTGCGCCGTGCTCTGTATCTTTTGCGTCAATAGCACGCTGATGAGTGTGTAATCCTGTGTATTTAGGCAAGAGAGAAGGGTGGATGTTAACCATCTTGCCTTCAAAACGCTGAACGAATTCATCACTTAAAATACGCATAAAGCCAGCCAACACGATAAGATCGGGTTGGTACTTTTCAATCGCATTCAGTAGTCTTGCGTCGTACTCTTGTCTTGTTTCGCCTGTGTGAGCTATCACGCAGCTGGTATCAATCTCATTTTGGTGGGCGCGAACCAATCCATAGGCATCGGGCTTATTACTGATCACTCCAACCACATCGGCTTGCAGGTTATCATCACAGCCATCGATAATGGCTTGTAAATTACTGCCATTACCTGAAATTAATACTAAAACGCGACAACTCTGGGGCATTACAGGATCTCCACTTGCTCTTCTTCGCCGTTACGCTTGGCAATGTTTCCGATTAACCATGCGTTCTCGCCTTCTGTTTTTAGCAACGCTAAGGCTGAATCGACTTTATCTGCTGGTAGGGCGATAACCATACCAACGCCGCAGTTGAAGGTGCGGTACATTTCAAATTCAGAAATGTTGCCGTTTTCCATCAACCAGTTAAATACAACAGGCCACTGCCAAGAGTCGCT comes from the Shewanella halifaxensis HAW-EB4 genome and includes:
- the purN gene encoding phosphoribosylglycinamide formyltransferase encodes the protein MPQSCRVLVLISGNGSNLQAIIDGCDDNLQADVVGVISNKPDAYGLVRAHQNEIDTSCVIAHTGETRQEYDARLLNAIEKYQPDLIVLAGFMRILSDEFVQRFEGKMVNIHPSLLPKYTGLHTHQRAIDAKDTEHGASVHFVTPELDAGPVILQAKVPVYEDDTADTLAERVHEQEHAIYPLVVKWFSQNRLEMVDGVAQLDGQVLAINGYAAD
- the kch gene encoding voltage-gated potassium channel protein, encoding MITFNEWRHKSLLIWQHQRYKLSAITVLLNSLLIFKTVYGMSAQVFSPKQIPHLADINFTVLTNAPWFMLGVFLLLNSIGLLFRARIAWVMSLVLLLTTLVFTVHYYPNLLLNIVFCSFSIILLLLQSRDFNRSSATAAGIVSVISFVILIIYSTYGSLYFGDGFSPKITDLSMAFYFSMVTMTTVGYGDILPVTETARLFTISMIIAGIAVFATSVSTIFGPFIRDGLSKLIQGKKHTMKRADHFIVCGTSAMATNTIIKLHQRGLAVTIITVRPSDEFEIIEQSLEGKFDIISGDSSDTAVLKQAGLEQCRAILALTDNDADNAFIVLSAKDLSANAKTVIIVNDSKNLSKIQRVQPDVLLSPQLFGSEVLARMLNGEAMDNNDLAELLLNSAHGIPSKNDL